In Mytilus edulis chromosome 13, xbMytEdul2.2, whole genome shotgun sequence, a single window of DNA contains:
- the LOC139501919 gene encoding single Ig IL-1-related receptor-like, translating into MANPLFRKSKVEELEYDAYVAYCDGDYKWVYGPLRLFLEERRNYKLLLLDRGDVLAGEHRLFALSNSISKCKKIILVISKEFVNNDWAYYEATVGIEHFLGLQARIIVLNLENITKTEIPQCVLQMMSLEANDHIRKTDTLNENNIFWKCLDQAMKR; encoded by the coding sequence ATGGCCAATCCTCTTTTCCGGAAGTCAAAAGTAGAAGAACTTGAATATGATGCATATGTAGCTTATTGCGACGGAGACTATAAATGGGTGTATGGACCTTTGCGCCTATTTCTTGAAGAGAGACGAAATTATAAACTTCTTTTGTTAGATAGAGGGGATGTCCTTGCTGGAGAACATAGACTGTTTGCTTTAAGCAATTCAATTTCTAAATGCAAAAAGATAATCTTAGTGATTTCAAAAGAGTTTGTTAACAATGATTGGGCTTACTATGAAGCTACTGTTGGAATTGAACATTTTCTGGGATTACAAGCAAGAATAATTGTTTTAAACCTggaaaatataaccaaaacagaAATACCGCAATGTGTTCTTCAAATGATGTCACTGGAAGCCAATGACCACATTCGCAAAACAGacacattaaatgaaaataacattttctggaaATGTTTAGATCAAGCAATGAAACGTTAA